A window of Oncorhynchus masou masou isolate Uvic2021 unplaced genomic scaffold, UVic_Omas_1.1 unplaced_scaffold_744, whole genome shotgun sequence genomic DNA:
acagtcattaaacactgtctaccacatacagtcattaaacactgtctaccacatacagtcattaaacactgtctaccacatacagtcattaaacactgtctaccacatacagtcattaaacactgtctaccacatacagtcattaaacactgtctaccacatacagtcattaaacactgtctaccacatacagtcattaaacactgtctaccacatacagtcattaaacactgtctaccacatacagtcattaaacactgtctaccacatacagtcattaaacactgtctaccacatacagtcattaaacactgtctaccacatacagtcattaaacactgtctaccacatacagtcattaaacactgtctaccacatacagtcattaaacactgtctaccacatacagtcattaaacactgtctaccacatacagtcattaaacCAAGTGGAAACCAGCCTGTTGCTGAAGCAGTCTGTTTTCTTTTTTTGGGCTCCTAATCCCCAACCTTTTATTTCTGAGGTGCCACATCCACCAGTGCATAAATTCTCGTGAAAATGTTTGAACTTCACTCATTTTCTCACGCCGAAACCAGATGAGATACATAGCTAGTTTAAATCGGAGCTTAAAAGCCTAAAATATGACATTATCAACGTCAGAGTAGACTGAGTTTTTTGTGACTTTACCCTTTTTTTGTGACTTTTTCCTGCCAAATTGATAAGGAGTGCAACAGCGGAGATGAGTTAATGCACACGCATTCACATTAAtgaaaatatgcaaataaatgctagaacgagccaataggatctcactagcGCAATttttggctctgcccacctccttgcttgttctgcccacaaTAATTAATTTTCTCCCATTGGAAACAACAGGCTGTGGTCTGTCTTCGTCAGGCTGTGGTCTCTCTTCGTCAGGCTGTGGTCTCTCTTCGTCAGGCTGTGGTCTCTCTTCGTCAGGCTGTGGTCTCTCTTCGTCAGGCCGTGGTCTCTCTTCGTCAGGCCGTGGTCTCTCTTCGTCAGGCCGTGGTCTCTCTTCGTCAGGCCGTGGTCTCTCTTCTCTCGTCAGGCCGTGGTCTCTCTTCGTCAGGCCGTGGTCTCTCTTCGTCAGGCCGTGGTCTCTCTTCGTCAGGCCGTGGTCTCtcctgtatctcagccagtgtcAGGCCGTGGTCTCTCTTCGTCAGGCCGTGGTCTCTCTTCGTCAGGCCGTGGTCTCTCTTCGTCAGGCCGTGGTCTCTCTTCGTCAGGCCGTGGTCTCTCTTCGTCAGGCCGTGGTCTCTCTTCGTCAGGCCGTGGTCTCTCTTCGTCAGGCCGTGGTCTCTCTCGTCAGGCCGTGGTCTCTCTTCGTCAGGCCGTGGTCTCTCTTCGTCAGGCCGTGGTCTCTCTTCGTCAGGCCGTGGTCTCTCTTCGTCAGGCCGTGGTCTCTCTTCGTCAGGCCGTGGTCTCTCTTCGTCAGGCCGTGGTCTCTCTTCGTCAGGCCGTGGTCTCTCTTCGTCAGGCTGTGGTCTCTCTTCGTCAGGCTGTGGTCTCTCTTCGTCAGGCTGTGGGTAACTGGTGCATGgaatcaggcgcaggagagcagagatgagtgtaGTAAGGTCATTTATTCCACGAACAGCACCAGTATAAAACAAATACTAAAGGTGTGTGGAATAACCGGTCACTCGTAAATAACGGGCGTAGCAACAAACCCGGCAAACAATACCAGCCGACAAGTAACGAcctgaacattatatacaaacacgcacacaaatatgggggaaacagagggttaaataatgaacatgtaattggggaatagaaaccaggtgtgtagaaaacaaaagacaaaacaaatggaaaattaaaagtcGATCGGCGAtaagctagaaagccggtgacgtcgaccgccgaacgaacaaggagagggacttcGGCGGAAGTCTCGGGTTAGTTATAAAaacattagctaacgttagcatgctAGCGGTAGCTAAGACTCTTGTCAGTAGAGGGCGCACATAAGGAGAAAATTCAAGTATTTCATTCACTGTGTCATTTTGTTTTTTTCTCCAGGGTCGTCTCAGATTCAACTGGTCGGTTCAGCTGATCCAGTCGTTGCCTTGGCTGGTGATGACGTCATACTGCCATGTTACCTGGAACCCAACGTCAGTGCTGTGGACATGATGGTGGAGTGGACAAGATCTGACCTGAAACCTCAAAGGGTCCATCTTTACCGTGAAGGTCGAGACTCCGACGGTGAACAGCTTCCGTCCTACAGGGGAAGGACATCACTGTTTAAAGAAGAACTGAAGAACAGCAATGTCTCCTTAAAACTGACCGGAGTTACCCTCTCTGATGCTGGAGACTACAAGTGCTTCATTCCAATACTGACCAGGGAAACAACCATTCCACTCATAGTTGGTAAATCATAAATACTGGAGTGGACAAGTGTTCAGAGGTTTCTGAGTACAATCATAGCTCTATATGCTGAAAGGGGAAATGATCGTGACTgtttttatcttgtatctgtgtaggtgctgtatcccagccagtgatctctgttttatcttgtacctataggtgctgtatctcagccagtgatctgttttatcttgtatctgtgtaggtgctgtatctcagccagtgatctgtgttttatcttgtatctataggtgctgtatcccagccagtgatctctgttttatcttgtatctgtgtaggtgctgtatctcagccagtgatctgttttatcttgtatctgtgtaggtgctgtatctcagccagtgatctgtgttttatcttgtatctataggtgctgtatcccagccagtgatctctgttttatcttgtatctgtgtaggtgctgtatctcagccagtgatctgttttatcttgtatctgtctaggtgctgtatctcagccagtgatctctgttttatcttgtatctgtgtgggtgctgtatctcagccagtgatctgttttatcttgtatctgtctaggtgctgtatctcagccagtgatctctgttttatcttgtatctgtgtaggtgctgtatctcagccagtgatctctgttttatcttgtatctgtgtaggtgctgtatctcagccagtgatctctgttttatcttgtatctataggtgctgtatctcagccagtgatctctgttttatcttgtatctataggtgctgtatctcagccagtgatctctgttttatcttgtatctataggtgctgtatctcagccagtgatctctgttttatcttgtatctgtaggtgctgtatcccagccagtgatctgttttatcttgtatctgtaggtgctgtatctcagccagtgatctctgttttatcttgtatctgtgtaggtgctgtatcccagccagtgatctctgttttatcttgtatctgtgtaggtgctgtatctcagccagtgatctgttttatcttgtatctgtgtaggtgctgtatctcagccagtgatctctgttttatcttgtatctgtaggtgctgtatctcagcctgtgatctctgttttatcttgtatctataggtgttgtatctcagccagtgatctctgttttatcttgtatctataggtgctgtatctcagcatgtgatctctgttttatcttgtatctgtctaggtgtatctcagccagtgatctgttttatcttgtatctgtaggtgctgtatctcagccagtgatctctgttttatcttgtatctgtctaggtgttgtatctcagccagtgatctctgttttatcttgtatctgtctaggtgtatctcagccagtgatctgttttatcttgtatctgtaggtgctgtatctcagccagtgatctctgttttatcttgtatctataggtgttgtatctcagccagtgatctgttttatctttTATCTATAGGtgttgtatctcagccagtgatctgttttatcttgtatctgtgtaggtgctgtatctcagccagtgatctgttttatcttgtatctataggtgctgtatctcagccagtgatctctgttttatcttgtatctataggtgctgtatctcagcctgtgatctctgttttatcttgtatctataggtgctgtatctcagccagtgatctgttttatcttgtatctgtaggtgctgtatctcagccagtgatctgttttatcttgtatctgtaggtgctgtatctcagccagtgatctctgttttatcttgtatctgtaggtgctgtatcccagccagtgatctgttttatcttgtatctgtaggtgctgtatctcagccagtgatctctgttttatcttgtatctgtgtaggtgctgtatctcagccagtgatctctgttttatcttgtatctgtaggtgctgtatctcagccagtgatctgttttatcttgtatctgtaggtgttgtatctcagccagtgatctctgttttatcttgtatctgtaggtgctgtatctcagccagtgatctgttttatcttgtatctataGGTGCTGTGTCTCAGctagtgatctctgttttatcttgtatctgtaggtgctgtatctcagccagtgatctgtgttttatcttgtatctataggtgttgtatctcagccagtgatctctgttttatcttgtatctgtctaggtgctgtatctcagccagtgatctgttttatcttgtatctgtgtaggtgctgtatctcagccagtgatctgtgttttatcttgtatctataggtgctgtatcccagccagtgatctctgttttatcttgtatctgtgtaggtgctgtatctcagccagtgatctgttttatcttgtatctgtctaggtgctgtatctcagccagtgatctctgttttatcttgtatctgtgtgggtgctgtatctcagccagtgatctgttttatcttgtatctgtctaggtgctgtatctcagccagtgatctctgttttatcttgtatctgtgtaggtgctgtatctcagccagtgatctctgttttatcttgtatctgtgtaggtgctgtatctcagccagtgatctctgttttatcttgtatctataggtgctgtatctcagccagtgatctctgttttatcttgtatctataggtgctgtatctcagccagtgatctctgttttatcttgtatctataggtgctgtatctcagccagtgatctctgttttatcttgtatctgtaggtgctgtatcccagccagtgatctgttttatcttgtatctgtaggtgctgtatctcagccagtgatctctgttttatcttgtatctgtgtaggtgctg
This region includes:
- the LOC135537286 gene encoding myelin-oligodendrocyte glycoprotein-like codes for the protein MKTSAACCFGVIILCIGLSMRATGSSQIQLVGSADPVVALAGDDVILPCYLEPNVSAVDMMVEWTRSDLKPQRVHLYREGRDSDGEQLPSYRGRTSLFKEELKNSNVSLKLTGVTLSDAGDYKCFIPILTRETTIPLIVGAVSQPVIVLYLSQ